From the genome of Caloenas nicobarica isolate bCalNic1 chromosome 16, bCalNic1.hap1, whole genome shotgun sequence, one region includes:
- the TRPV4 gene encoding transient receptor potential cation channel subfamily V member 4 isoform X3, whose translation MADAEDPPRTLGGDAGEGPGDDGSLQNDSFPLSSLANLFESEDTPSPAEAARGPPGAGDGKQNLRMKFHGAFRKGAPKPMELLEATIYESSVVPAPKKAPMDSLFDYGTYRHHPSENKRWRRRVVEKQTPGVKGPAPDPPPVLKVFNRPILFDIVSRGSPAGLDGLLSFLLTHKKRLTDEEFREPSTGKTCLPKALLNLSGGRNDTIPVLLDIAEKTGNMREFINSPFRDVYYRGQTALHIAIERRCKHYVELLVEKGADVHAQARGRFFQPKDEGGYFYFGELPLSLAACTNQPHIVHYLTENGHKQADLRRQDSRGNTVLHALVAIADNTRENTKFVTKMYDLLLVKCAKLFPDTNLEVLLNNDGLSPLMMAAKTGKIGNRHEMLAVEPINELLRDKWRKFGAVSFYISVVSYLCAMVIFTLVAYYRPMEGPPPYPYTTTVDYLRLAGEIITLLTGILFFFTNVKDLFMKKCPGVNSFFIDGSFQLLYFIYSVLVIVTAGLYLGGIEAYLAVMVFALVLGWMNALYFTRGLKLTGTYSIMIQKILFKDLFRFLLVYLLFMIGYASALVSLLNPCPSSESCSQEQPNCSVPTYPSCRDSQTFSTFLLDLFKLTIGMGDLEMLESAKYPGVFIILLVTYIILTFVLLLNMLIALMGETVGQVSKESKHIWKLQWATTILDIERSFPVFLRKAFRSGEMVTVGKGTDGTPDRRWCFRVDEVNWSHWNQNLGIISEDPGKSDTYQYYGFSHTVGRLRRDRWSTVVPRVVELNKSCQPEEVVVPLGTVGTAEARERRHGQASSSPL comes from the exons ATGGCAGATGCCGAAGATCCCCCGCGCACCCTTGGCGGTGATGCCGGGGAGGGCCCAGGGGATGACGGGTCCCTCCAGAATGACTCCTTCCCGCTCTCCTCGCTGGCCAACCTGTTTGAGAGCGAGGACACTCCATCTCCCGCTGAGGCAGCGCGGGGTCCCCCCGGCGCCGGGGATGGAAAGCAAAACCTCCGCATGAAATTCCATGGGGCTTTTCGGAAAGGCGCCCCGAAGcccatggagctgctggaggccaCCATCTATGAGTCGTCCGTGGTCCCTGCACCCAAGAAAGCCCCCATGGACTCGCTCTTCGACTACGGCACCTACCGCCACCACCCCAGTGAGAACAAGCGCTGGCGCAGGAGGGTTGTGGA GAAGCAGACACCGGGCGTGAAGGGTCCGGCTCCCGACCCACCCCCCGTCCTCAAGGTCTTCAACAGACCCATCCTCTTCGACATTGTCTCCCGGGGGTCTCCTGCTGGCCTGGACGggctcctctccttcctcctcacccaCAAGAAACGTCTCACAGATGAGGAGTTTCGAG AGCCCTCCACGGGGAAGACCTGTCTGCCCAAGGCACTGCTCAACCTGAGCGGGGGCAGGAATGACACCATCCCCGTCCTCCTCGACATTGCCGAGAAAACGGGCAACATGCGGGAGTTCATCAACTCGCCCTTCAGAGACGTCTACTACCGAG GTCAGACAGCCCTGCATATCGCCATCGAGCGCCGCTGCAAGCACTAcgtggagctgctggtggagaAGGGCGCGGATGTGCACGCCCAGGCTCGCGGCCGCTTCTTCCAGCCCAAGGATGAGGGTGGCTACTTCTATTTcg GCGAGCTGCCCCTCTCGCTGGCCGCCTGCACCAACCAGCCCCACATCGTGCACTACCTGACGGAGAACGGGCACAAGCAGGCGGACCTGCGGCGCCAGGACTCCCGCGGCAACACCGTGCTGCATGCCCTGGTCGCCATTGCCGACAACACCCGCGAGAACACCAAGTTCGTCACCAAGATGTACGACCTGCTCCTCGTCAAGTGCGCCAAGCTCTTCCCCGACACCAACCTGGAGGTGCTGCTCAACAACGACGGCCTCTCCCCGCTCATGATGGCTGCCAAGACTGGCAAGATCGGG AACCGCCACGAGATGCTGGCCGTGGAGCCCATCAACGAGCTGCTGCGTGACAAGTGGCGCAAGTTTGGGGCTGTCTCCTTCTACATCAGCGTGGTCTCGTACCTCTGCGCCATGGTCATCTTCACCCTCGTCGCCTACTACCGCCCCATGGAAGGGCCC cccccctACCCGTACACCACCACCGTCGACTACCTGCGCCTGGCCGGGGAGATCATCACCCTTCTCACCGGCATCCTCTTCTTCTTCACAAAC GTCAAAGATCTGTTCATGAAGAAGTGCCCAGGCGTGAACTCCTTCTTCATAGACGgctccttccagctgctctA CTTCATCTACTCAGTGCTCGTGATCGTCACAGCGGGGCTGTACCTGGGCGGCATCGAGGCATACCTGGCCGTCATGGTCTTCGCACTGGTCCTGGGCTGGATGAACGCACTGTACTTCACTCGGGGGCTCAAGCTGACGGGGACCTACAGCATCATGATCCAGAAG ATCCTCTTCAAAGACCTTTTCCGCTTCCTTCTGGTCTACTTGCTCTTCATGATCGGCTACGCATCAG ctctGGTGTCCCTCCTCAACCCGTGTCCCAGCAGCGagtcctgcagccaggagcagccTAACTGCTCGGTGCCCACCTACCCCTCCTGCCGGGACAGCCAGACCTTCAGCACCTTCCTGCTCGACCTCTTCAAGCTCACCATCGGCATGGGTGAcctggagatgctggagagTGCCAAGTACCCTGGTGTCTTCATCATCCTCCTTGTCACCTACATCATCCTCACCTTTGTGCTCCTCCTCAACATGCTCATCGCCCTCATGGGTGAGACCGTGGGCCAAGTCTCCAAGGAGAGCAAGCACATCTGGAAGCTGCAG TGGGCCACCACCATCCTGGACATCGAGCGCTCCTTCCCGGTGTTCCTGCGGAAAGCGTTCCGGTCGGGGGAGATGGTGACCGTGGGGAAGGGCACCGATGGGACGCCTGACCGCCGCTGGTGCTTCAG GGTGGACGAGGTGAATTGGTCCCACTGGAACCAAAACCTGGGCATCATCAGCGAGGACCCAGGCAAGAGCGACACGTACCAGTACTATGGATTCTCCCACACTGTGGGCCGGCTGCGGAGAG ATCGCTGGTCGACGGTGGTGCCACGTGTGGTGGAGCTCAACAAGAGCTGCCAGCCGGAGGAGGTGGTGGTGCCGCTGGGGACCGTGGGGACGGCGGAGGCGCGGGAGCGGCGGCACGGCCAGGCCTCCAGCTCCCCACTCTAG
- the TRPV4 gene encoding transient receptor potential cation channel subfamily V member 4 isoform X2, translating to MADAEDPPRTLGGDAGEGPGDDGSLQNDSFPLSSLANLFESEDTPSPAEAARGPPGAGDGKQNLRMKFHGAFRKGAPKPMELLEATIYESSVVPAPKKAPMDSLFDYGTYRHHPSENKRWRRRVVEKQTPGVKGPAPDPPPVLKVFNRPILFDIVSRGSPAGLDGLLSFLLTHKKRLTDEEFREPSTGKTCLPKALLNLSGGRNDTIPVLLDIAEKTGNMREFINSPFRDVYYRGELPLSLAACTNQPHIVHYLTENGHKQADLRRQDSRGNTVLHALVAIADNTRENTKFVTKMYDLLLVKCAKLFPDTNLEVLLNNDGLSPLMMAAKTGKIGIFQHIIRREITDEDARHLSRKFRDWAYGPVYSSLYDLSSLDTCGEEVSVLEILVYNSKIENRHEMLAVEPINELLRDKWRKFGAVSFYISVVSYLCAMVIFTLVAYYRPMEGPPPYPYTTTVDYLRLAGEIITLLTGILFFFTNVKDLFMKKCPGVNSFFIDGSFQLLYFIYSVLVIVTAGLYLGGIEAYLAVMVFALVLGWMNALYFTRGLKLTGTYSIMIQKILFKDLFRFLLVYLLFMIGYASALVSLLNPCPSSESCSQEQPNCSVPTYPSCRDSQTFSTFLLDLFKLTIGMGDLEMLESAKYPGVFIILLVTYIILTFVLLLNMLIALMGETVGQVSKESKHIWKLQWATTILDIERSFPVFLRKAFRSGEMVTVGKGTDGTPDRRWCFRVDEVNWSHWNQNLGIISEDPGKSDTYQYYGFSHTVGRLRRDRWSTVVPRVVELNKSCQPEEVVVPLGTVGTAEARERRHGQASSSPL from the exons ATGGCAGATGCCGAAGATCCCCCGCGCACCCTTGGCGGTGATGCCGGGGAGGGCCCAGGGGATGACGGGTCCCTCCAGAATGACTCCTTCCCGCTCTCCTCGCTGGCCAACCTGTTTGAGAGCGAGGACACTCCATCTCCCGCTGAGGCAGCGCGGGGTCCCCCCGGCGCCGGGGATGGAAAGCAAAACCTCCGCATGAAATTCCATGGGGCTTTTCGGAAAGGCGCCCCGAAGcccatggagctgctggaggccaCCATCTATGAGTCGTCCGTGGTCCCTGCACCCAAGAAAGCCCCCATGGACTCGCTCTTCGACTACGGCACCTACCGCCACCACCCCAGTGAGAACAAGCGCTGGCGCAGGAGGGTTGTGGA GAAGCAGACACCGGGCGTGAAGGGTCCGGCTCCCGACCCACCCCCCGTCCTCAAGGTCTTCAACAGACCCATCCTCTTCGACATTGTCTCCCGGGGGTCTCCTGCTGGCCTGGACGggctcctctccttcctcctcacccaCAAGAAACGTCTCACAGATGAGGAGTTTCGAG AGCCCTCCACGGGGAAGACCTGTCTGCCCAAGGCACTGCTCAACCTGAGCGGGGGCAGGAATGACACCATCCCCGTCCTCCTCGACATTGCCGAGAAAACGGGCAACATGCGGGAGTTCATCAACTCGCCCTTCAGAGACGTCTACTACCGAG GCGAGCTGCCCCTCTCGCTGGCCGCCTGCACCAACCAGCCCCACATCGTGCACTACCTGACGGAGAACGGGCACAAGCAGGCGGACCTGCGGCGCCAGGACTCCCGCGGCAACACCGTGCTGCATGCCCTGGTCGCCATTGCCGACAACACCCGCGAGAACACCAAGTTCGTCACCAAGATGTACGACCTGCTCCTCGTCAAGTGCGCCAAGCTCTTCCCCGACACCAACCTGGAGGTGCTGCTCAACAACGACGGCCTCTCCCCGCTCATGATGGCTGCCAAGACTGGCAAGATCGGG ATCTTCCAGCACATCATCCGGCGGGAGATCACGGACGAGGATGCCCGGCACCTCTCGCGGAAATTCAGGGACTGGGCGTACGGCCCCGTCTACTCCTCCCTCTACGACCTGTCCTCGCTGGACACCTGCGGGGAAGAAGTGTCCGTGCTGGAGATCCTCGTCTACAACAGCAAGATTGAG AACCGCCACGAGATGCTGGCCGTGGAGCCCATCAACGAGCTGCTGCGTGACAAGTGGCGCAAGTTTGGGGCTGTCTCCTTCTACATCAGCGTGGTCTCGTACCTCTGCGCCATGGTCATCTTCACCCTCGTCGCCTACTACCGCCCCATGGAAGGGCCC cccccctACCCGTACACCACCACCGTCGACTACCTGCGCCTGGCCGGGGAGATCATCACCCTTCTCACCGGCATCCTCTTCTTCTTCACAAAC GTCAAAGATCTGTTCATGAAGAAGTGCCCAGGCGTGAACTCCTTCTTCATAGACGgctccttccagctgctctA CTTCATCTACTCAGTGCTCGTGATCGTCACAGCGGGGCTGTACCTGGGCGGCATCGAGGCATACCTGGCCGTCATGGTCTTCGCACTGGTCCTGGGCTGGATGAACGCACTGTACTTCACTCGGGGGCTCAAGCTGACGGGGACCTACAGCATCATGATCCAGAAG ATCCTCTTCAAAGACCTTTTCCGCTTCCTTCTGGTCTACTTGCTCTTCATGATCGGCTACGCATCAG ctctGGTGTCCCTCCTCAACCCGTGTCCCAGCAGCGagtcctgcagccaggagcagccTAACTGCTCGGTGCCCACCTACCCCTCCTGCCGGGACAGCCAGACCTTCAGCACCTTCCTGCTCGACCTCTTCAAGCTCACCATCGGCATGGGTGAcctggagatgctggagagTGCCAAGTACCCTGGTGTCTTCATCATCCTCCTTGTCACCTACATCATCCTCACCTTTGTGCTCCTCCTCAACATGCTCATCGCCCTCATGGGTGAGACCGTGGGCCAAGTCTCCAAGGAGAGCAAGCACATCTGGAAGCTGCAG TGGGCCACCACCATCCTGGACATCGAGCGCTCCTTCCCGGTGTTCCTGCGGAAAGCGTTCCGGTCGGGGGAGATGGTGACCGTGGGGAAGGGCACCGATGGGACGCCTGACCGCCGCTGGTGCTTCAG GGTGGACGAGGTGAATTGGTCCCACTGGAACCAAAACCTGGGCATCATCAGCGAGGACCCAGGCAAGAGCGACACGTACCAGTACTATGGATTCTCCCACACTGTGGGCCGGCTGCGGAGAG ATCGCTGGTCGACGGTGGTGCCACGTGTGGTGGAGCTCAACAAGAGCTGCCAGCCGGAGGAGGTGGTGGTGCCGCTGGGGACCGTGGGGACGGCGGAGGCGCGGGAGCGGCGGCACGGCCAGGCCTCCAGCTCCCCACTCTAG
- the LOC135995383 gene encoding proline-rich proteoglycan 2-like, giving the protein MVQPQVTPSGDSAALGDMGPHVPARPPPRSCRLRFCAAPLPPPYLGTSREGSLWLRLLRVAAGPVPKSGPSPARLRGRAAPGPACGSGPRPPAPLLPAHGHRPGPERPSRNSLPQNTLLQKQAPERPSQNSLPPEYSPPKTSPKTPSPKQPPKTRPKILSPKWTPEEQAPETPPKQAPQNNLPETDPTRNGPKNSPQNSHPPQEKPPKTPSLKQPPQEQVPEHPPQSSYPRNSPP; this is encoded by the exons ATGGTGCAGCCCCAGGTGACACCCAGCGGGGACAGTGCAGCCCTGGGAGACATGGG TCCCCACGTCCCAGCCCGGCCGCCTCCGCGATCGTGCCGCCTCCGTTTTTgcgcggccccgctgccccccccgtACCTCGGCACGTCCCGCGAAGGGTCCCTCTGGCTCCGGCTCCTCCGAGTGGCCGCGGGGCCCGTCCCGAAGAGCGGCCCCTCCCCGGCCCGGCTGCGGGGGCGGGCGGCACCGGGACCCGCCTGCGGGagcggcccccgcccgcccgccccgctcctgCCGGCACACGGGCACCGGCCCGGCCCGGAGCGCCCTTCCCGAAACAGCCTCCCCCAGAACACCCTCCTCCAAAAACAAGCCCCGGAACGCCCTTCCCAAAACAGCCTCCCCCCAGAATACTCTCCTCCAAAAACAAGCCCCAAAACACCCTCCCCGAAACAGCCCCCGAAAACAAGACCTAAAATACTCTCCCCAAAATGGACTCCAGAGGAACAAGCCCCTGAAACACCCCCAAAACAAGCCCCCCAGAACAACCTCCCTGAGACAGACCCCACAAGGAACGGCCCCAAAAACTCTCCCCAAAACAGCCACCCCCCTCAGGAAAAGCCTCCCAAAACTCCCTCCCTGAAACAGCCACCCCAGGAACAAGTCCCAGAACACCCTCCCCAAAGCAGCTACCCCAGAAACAGCCCCCCCTAA
- the TRPV4 gene encoding transient receptor potential cation channel subfamily V member 4 isoform X4 yields the protein MADAEDPPRTLGGDAGEGPGDDGSLQNDSFPLSSLANLFESEDTPSPAEAARGPPGAGDGKQNLRMKFHGAFRKGAPKPMELLEATIYESSVVPAPKKAPMDSLFDYGTYRHHPSENKRWRRRVVEKQTPGVKGPAPDPPPVLKVFNRPILFDIVSRGSPAGLDGLLSFLLTHKKRLTDEEFREPSTGKTCLPKALLNLSGGRNDTIPVLLDIAEKTGNMREFINSPFRDVYYRGELPLSLAACTNQPHIVHYLTENGHKQADLRRQDSRGNTVLHALVAIADNTRENTKFVTKMYDLLLVKCAKLFPDTNLEVLLNNDGLSPLMMAAKTGKIGNRHEMLAVEPINELLRDKWRKFGAVSFYISVVSYLCAMVIFTLVAYYRPMEGPPPYPYTTTVDYLRLAGEIITLLTGILFFFTNVKDLFMKKCPGVNSFFIDGSFQLLYFIYSVLVIVTAGLYLGGIEAYLAVMVFALVLGWMNALYFTRGLKLTGTYSIMIQKILFKDLFRFLLVYLLFMIGYASALVSLLNPCPSSESCSQEQPNCSVPTYPSCRDSQTFSTFLLDLFKLTIGMGDLEMLESAKYPGVFIILLVTYIILTFVLLLNMLIALMGETVGQVSKESKHIWKLQWATTILDIERSFPVFLRKAFRSGEMVTVGKGTDGTPDRRWCFRVDEVNWSHWNQNLGIISEDPGKSDTYQYYGFSHTVGRLRRDRWSTVVPRVVELNKSCQPEEVVVPLGTVGTAEARERRHGQASSSPL from the exons ATGGCAGATGCCGAAGATCCCCCGCGCACCCTTGGCGGTGATGCCGGGGAGGGCCCAGGGGATGACGGGTCCCTCCAGAATGACTCCTTCCCGCTCTCCTCGCTGGCCAACCTGTTTGAGAGCGAGGACACTCCATCTCCCGCTGAGGCAGCGCGGGGTCCCCCCGGCGCCGGGGATGGAAAGCAAAACCTCCGCATGAAATTCCATGGGGCTTTTCGGAAAGGCGCCCCGAAGcccatggagctgctggaggccaCCATCTATGAGTCGTCCGTGGTCCCTGCACCCAAGAAAGCCCCCATGGACTCGCTCTTCGACTACGGCACCTACCGCCACCACCCCAGTGAGAACAAGCGCTGGCGCAGGAGGGTTGTGGA GAAGCAGACACCGGGCGTGAAGGGTCCGGCTCCCGACCCACCCCCCGTCCTCAAGGTCTTCAACAGACCCATCCTCTTCGACATTGTCTCCCGGGGGTCTCCTGCTGGCCTGGACGggctcctctccttcctcctcacccaCAAGAAACGTCTCACAGATGAGGAGTTTCGAG AGCCCTCCACGGGGAAGACCTGTCTGCCCAAGGCACTGCTCAACCTGAGCGGGGGCAGGAATGACACCATCCCCGTCCTCCTCGACATTGCCGAGAAAACGGGCAACATGCGGGAGTTCATCAACTCGCCCTTCAGAGACGTCTACTACCGAG GCGAGCTGCCCCTCTCGCTGGCCGCCTGCACCAACCAGCCCCACATCGTGCACTACCTGACGGAGAACGGGCACAAGCAGGCGGACCTGCGGCGCCAGGACTCCCGCGGCAACACCGTGCTGCATGCCCTGGTCGCCATTGCCGACAACACCCGCGAGAACACCAAGTTCGTCACCAAGATGTACGACCTGCTCCTCGTCAAGTGCGCCAAGCTCTTCCCCGACACCAACCTGGAGGTGCTGCTCAACAACGACGGCCTCTCCCCGCTCATGATGGCTGCCAAGACTGGCAAGATCGGG AACCGCCACGAGATGCTGGCCGTGGAGCCCATCAACGAGCTGCTGCGTGACAAGTGGCGCAAGTTTGGGGCTGTCTCCTTCTACATCAGCGTGGTCTCGTACCTCTGCGCCATGGTCATCTTCACCCTCGTCGCCTACTACCGCCCCATGGAAGGGCCC cccccctACCCGTACACCACCACCGTCGACTACCTGCGCCTGGCCGGGGAGATCATCACCCTTCTCACCGGCATCCTCTTCTTCTTCACAAAC GTCAAAGATCTGTTCATGAAGAAGTGCCCAGGCGTGAACTCCTTCTTCATAGACGgctccttccagctgctctA CTTCATCTACTCAGTGCTCGTGATCGTCACAGCGGGGCTGTACCTGGGCGGCATCGAGGCATACCTGGCCGTCATGGTCTTCGCACTGGTCCTGGGCTGGATGAACGCACTGTACTTCACTCGGGGGCTCAAGCTGACGGGGACCTACAGCATCATGATCCAGAAG ATCCTCTTCAAAGACCTTTTCCGCTTCCTTCTGGTCTACTTGCTCTTCATGATCGGCTACGCATCAG ctctGGTGTCCCTCCTCAACCCGTGTCCCAGCAGCGagtcctgcagccaggagcagccTAACTGCTCGGTGCCCACCTACCCCTCCTGCCGGGACAGCCAGACCTTCAGCACCTTCCTGCTCGACCTCTTCAAGCTCACCATCGGCATGGGTGAcctggagatgctggagagTGCCAAGTACCCTGGTGTCTTCATCATCCTCCTTGTCACCTACATCATCCTCACCTTTGTGCTCCTCCTCAACATGCTCATCGCCCTCATGGGTGAGACCGTGGGCCAAGTCTCCAAGGAGAGCAAGCACATCTGGAAGCTGCAG TGGGCCACCACCATCCTGGACATCGAGCGCTCCTTCCCGGTGTTCCTGCGGAAAGCGTTCCGGTCGGGGGAGATGGTGACCGTGGGGAAGGGCACCGATGGGACGCCTGACCGCCGCTGGTGCTTCAG GGTGGACGAGGTGAATTGGTCCCACTGGAACCAAAACCTGGGCATCATCAGCGAGGACCCAGGCAAGAGCGACACGTACCAGTACTATGGATTCTCCCACACTGTGGGCCGGCTGCGGAGAG ATCGCTGGTCGACGGTGGTGCCACGTGTGGTGGAGCTCAACAAGAGCTGCCAGCCGGAGGAGGTGGTGGTGCCGCTGGGGACCGTGGGGACGGCGGAGGCGCGGGAGCGGCGGCACGGCCAGGCCTCCAGCTCCCCACTCTAG
- the TRPV4 gene encoding transient receptor potential cation channel subfamily V member 4 isoform X1 translates to MADAEDPPRTLGGDAGEGPGDDGSLQNDSFPLSSLANLFESEDTPSPAEAARGPPGAGDGKQNLRMKFHGAFRKGAPKPMELLEATIYESSVVPAPKKAPMDSLFDYGTYRHHPSENKRWRRRVVEKQTPGVKGPAPDPPPVLKVFNRPILFDIVSRGSPAGLDGLLSFLLTHKKRLTDEEFREPSTGKTCLPKALLNLSGGRNDTIPVLLDIAEKTGNMREFINSPFRDVYYRGQTALHIAIERRCKHYVELLVEKGADVHAQARGRFFQPKDEGGYFYFGELPLSLAACTNQPHIVHYLTENGHKQADLRRQDSRGNTVLHALVAIADNTRENTKFVTKMYDLLLVKCAKLFPDTNLEVLLNNDGLSPLMMAAKTGKIGIFQHIIRREITDEDARHLSRKFRDWAYGPVYSSLYDLSSLDTCGEEVSVLEILVYNSKIENRHEMLAVEPINELLRDKWRKFGAVSFYISVVSYLCAMVIFTLVAYYRPMEGPPPYPYTTTVDYLRLAGEIITLLTGILFFFTNVKDLFMKKCPGVNSFFIDGSFQLLYFIYSVLVIVTAGLYLGGIEAYLAVMVFALVLGWMNALYFTRGLKLTGTYSIMIQKILFKDLFRFLLVYLLFMIGYASALVSLLNPCPSSESCSQEQPNCSVPTYPSCRDSQTFSTFLLDLFKLTIGMGDLEMLESAKYPGVFIILLVTYIILTFVLLLNMLIALMGETVGQVSKESKHIWKLQWATTILDIERSFPVFLRKAFRSGEMVTVGKGTDGTPDRRWCFRVDEVNWSHWNQNLGIISEDPGKSDTYQYYGFSHTVGRLRRDRWSTVVPRVVELNKSCQPEEVVVPLGTVGTAEARERRHGQASSSPL, encoded by the exons ATGGCAGATGCCGAAGATCCCCCGCGCACCCTTGGCGGTGATGCCGGGGAGGGCCCAGGGGATGACGGGTCCCTCCAGAATGACTCCTTCCCGCTCTCCTCGCTGGCCAACCTGTTTGAGAGCGAGGACACTCCATCTCCCGCTGAGGCAGCGCGGGGTCCCCCCGGCGCCGGGGATGGAAAGCAAAACCTCCGCATGAAATTCCATGGGGCTTTTCGGAAAGGCGCCCCGAAGcccatggagctgctggaggccaCCATCTATGAGTCGTCCGTGGTCCCTGCACCCAAGAAAGCCCCCATGGACTCGCTCTTCGACTACGGCACCTACCGCCACCACCCCAGTGAGAACAAGCGCTGGCGCAGGAGGGTTGTGGA GAAGCAGACACCGGGCGTGAAGGGTCCGGCTCCCGACCCACCCCCCGTCCTCAAGGTCTTCAACAGACCCATCCTCTTCGACATTGTCTCCCGGGGGTCTCCTGCTGGCCTGGACGggctcctctccttcctcctcacccaCAAGAAACGTCTCACAGATGAGGAGTTTCGAG AGCCCTCCACGGGGAAGACCTGTCTGCCCAAGGCACTGCTCAACCTGAGCGGGGGCAGGAATGACACCATCCCCGTCCTCCTCGACATTGCCGAGAAAACGGGCAACATGCGGGAGTTCATCAACTCGCCCTTCAGAGACGTCTACTACCGAG GTCAGACAGCCCTGCATATCGCCATCGAGCGCCGCTGCAAGCACTAcgtggagctgctggtggagaAGGGCGCGGATGTGCACGCCCAGGCTCGCGGCCGCTTCTTCCAGCCCAAGGATGAGGGTGGCTACTTCTATTTcg GCGAGCTGCCCCTCTCGCTGGCCGCCTGCACCAACCAGCCCCACATCGTGCACTACCTGACGGAGAACGGGCACAAGCAGGCGGACCTGCGGCGCCAGGACTCCCGCGGCAACACCGTGCTGCATGCCCTGGTCGCCATTGCCGACAACACCCGCGAGAACACCAAGTTCGTCACCAAGATGTACGACCTGCTCCTCGTCAAGTGCGCCAAGCTCTTCCCCGACACCAACCTGGAGGTGCTGCTCAACAACGACGGCCTCTCCCCGCTCATGATGGCTGCCAAGACTGGCAAGATCGGG ATCTTCCAGCACATCATCCGGCGGGAGATCACGGACGAGGATGCCCGGCACCTCTCGCGGAAATTCAGGGACTGGGCGTACGGCCCCGTCTACTCCTCCCTCTACGACCTGTCCTCGCTGGACACCTGCGGGGAAGAAGTGTCCGTGCTGGAGATCCTCGTCTACAACAGCAAGATTGAG AACCGCCACGAGATGCTGGCCGTGGAGCCCATCAACGAGCTGCTGCGTGACAAGTGGCGCAAGTTTGGGGCTGTCTCCTTCTACATCAGCGTGGTCTCGTACCTCTGCGCCATGGTCATCTTCACCCTCGTCGCCTACTACCGCCCCATGGAAGGGCCC cccccctACCCGTACACCACCACCGTCGACTACCTGCGCCTGGCCGGGGAGATCATCACCCTTCTCACCGGCATCCTCTTCTTCTTCACAAAC GTCAAAGATCTGTTCATGAAGAAGTGCCCAGGCGTGAACTCCTTCTTCATAGACGgctccttccagctgctctA CTTCATCTACTCAGTGCTCGTGATCGTCACAGCGGGGCTGTACCTGGGCGGCATCGAGGCATACCTGGCCGTCATGGTCTTCGCACTGGTCCTGGGCTGGATGAACGCACTGTACTTCACTCGGGGGCTCAAGCTGACGGGGACCTACAGCATCATGATCCAGAAG ATCCTCTTCAAAGACCTTTTCCGCTTCCTTCTGGTCTACTTGCTCTTCATGATCGGCTACGCATCAG ctctGGTGTCCCTCCTCAACCCGTGTCCCAGCAGCGagtcctgcagccaggagcagccTAACTGCTCGGTGCCCACCTACCCCTCCTGCCGGGACAGCCAGACCTTCAGCACCTTCCTGCTCGACCTCTTCAAGCTCACCATCGGCATGGGTGAcctggagatgctggagagTGCCAAGTACCCTGGTGTCTTCATCATCCTCCTTGTCACCTACATCATCCTCACCTTTGTGCTCCTCCTCAACATGCTCATCGCCCTCATGGGTGAGACCGTGGGCCAAGTCTCCAAGGAGAGCAAGCACATCTGGAAGCTGCAG TGGGCCACCACCATCCTGGACATCGAGCGCTCCTTCCCGGTGTTCCTGCGGAAAGCGTTCCGGTCGGGGGAGATGGTGACCGTGGGGAAGGGCACCGATGGGACGCCTGACCGCCGCTGGTGCTTCAG GGTGGACGAGGTGAATTGGTCCCACTGGAACCAAAACCTGGGCATCATCAGCGAGGACCCAGGCAAGAGCGACACGTACCAGTACTATGGATTCTCCCACACTGTGGGCCGGCTGCGGAGAG ATCGCTGGTCGACGGTGGTGCCACGTGTGGTGGAGCTCAACAAGAGCTGCCAGCCGGAGGAGGTGGTGGTGCCGCTGGGGACCGTGGGGACGGCGGAGGCGCGGGAGCGGCGGCACGGCCAGGCCTCCAGCTCCCCACTCTAG